ctgtccttcaccatttatttgaATTAACCTCTGGCCTCCGCACTCAGCAAAGAACAGCCCATGTCCAATAGTACTAACCTTTGCACCATGCAGACACCACTAACAGTTTGACCCACACAATGTGCAAAAGTAGGTAtgtgaaaatacaaaataattagaCACTGCACATTCATAAACTACTACTCGGAGCTAGAAGTACAGTGAGGAAATATACATCTTGAAGAATTACAGTGTAAATTGACGATGTGACAGATCCATGCaatcaaaaaaaccaaaacaccagaTCTGTGGCCAGTTTTGTCTCATGCAGTGTGGTCAGTCAATGCATGATTTTTGAAATTAACTAATACAGTGGGAACACACAAAGCTACTTTAAAAGAATTCCATTCAGTTCTTCAATAGGCAAGTAAAAATACACCTATAAGGATACTTCATACTGGAGGAGGCATTCTTAAATATTTCTACAATGCAGTTTGAATACCTATTATTGGTAAGTAGATGCACTAAATTCAGGTTTGTTAGAACGCtacacacacatttttgggtccacCTGCACCAATCATCCATATTAAATTTACCTAGAAGCCAGATGAGCCTTCATTACATCCTGGCAGTGAGCAAAGGACCACTTAAAGTATTGTTTTCTATAGGACACTGGTAAAAACATACTCCCTGTAGGTTAGGTACAATCGAGTAAAGGGGTATAACTTGCATAAATATGGTAAATTAAACCAAATGTTCTAATGTAGTCTCCCTGAGAAAGTCTATAGAGAGAATAGCAGAAGATCAACTGAGCCTTGAGGCAGATCGGATACATAAGGAGCAGATGGTAGTTCCAGACACAGAGTGATTTGATGGGAGGGATAACTAGGCTTCTACCTTATGAATACAAATGAGTGAACAGTTTAGTGAGAATTCAGTGATCAAcaatatcaaaagcagcagaaaggtGAAATACTACTTGGACTTTTATATTTCAAAAGTTGTTCTAGACGTTTGGATGTTATAGGGAGGAGACGGTAGATGATGCGAATACAGGATGGGACAAATCCTGTCTTTTTAAGGGTTGATATGACTAGTGCATGCTTGAAGGTGGGAAACAttgtaatgtaaatgtgtatAACCAGTGATTTCTGATTTTATTTAGGGTTCAATATGTAAATAATTACAGATAGCTGAAGTCACCTTGGATTTTTGTGACCTGTGTAAAAGCACTTCTCCTACATCCTTGTGCTTTTATTTAGTCTTATAGCTTCTCtgtgacttataatatccatGGCCAATGCTACCATTAGACAAACCCAGCAGATTACCTAGGGTACAAATGGTTAGGGAGCACAAAAACCCCTAAAGGAGTGATGTATTATCACTCATGCAGGGTTTTTAATGCCTCCACTGTGCCCTCACATGGAGCAATGTCTGCTGACATGGCAGAGAAGCAGCCTGCAGTTTATTACCAGTAAAGCTGTCAGCAGCTGCTCCTCTATATTGGCGATACCCAAGGACTGTGGCACTGGACTATGATGTCACTGCCAAGCACTACACTCCCAGTGTGAGGAGCAGAGGATAACGCCCCCACCATACACCTGCTAAGGAAAGATGCAGCAGGCTTGGGGGCGCCACTTCCAAGGAAGGGAGGGGCGCCCTCAGGGCTGGTGCCAGCCCTTCTACAATCTATATAATATTGGGAGGGCATTATCAGATATTTTTTACAAATCAACTGTCTCTTGTTTGCTGCTTTGGAAAAAACTAACATTcaattccacaaaaaaaaaaagaaatctactCCAAAAGTAaggataaatacaaatataacattTGCATGTTTTTAATTTGTCACAATGTATATTTCTTATACAATTTTCATGAAAAATTTGTAAAGGAATGTTAAAAATTACAGTTTTACATAAATACATGTTCATAGATGCCTACACatgtattgtaaaataattttggTCTTGCATTTCTAGTGCGTAGCTATTACAATTACAAAATAAACATGACGTTCCACTgtttacacattatatatatatatatatatatacatatacatatacatatacacacacacacacacaaacaaacaatggCGCTTAAAGCAGTATTGTAAAAGTGTCAATAAGTCCAATTCCACTAATACACTTCTTCCACgtaaggaggcagccttccttcggAATTCCGGTTGGCAAATCCGAGACAACAAATCTGATAGGTGCAACAAAAAGAGAAGGTGCACAATAGTGTACTATTTTTCAGAGTTAACAGTCCGAACTCAGTGGGTATATGTATAAGGCGTAACGAATAAAAACTTTCAAAGATGTGCATTAATCCAAGCCTCTGAGTGGTTTTTCAAAGACCATATATGTTCACTCCAGTCTTGTACTCATATAAAGGGAAGGCAGAAATACCAGAGCAATGTCAGATAATTGGTGTGTTTAGTAATGAACCCGTCACCTAATTAGATGCACACCAATgagaaatttttttttgcttatctttatATTTTCATCTGGTTGTAAATATTCACATAGTTCAGTATTTCTTTCACCCACACTGAAAGGCTCTGGGCCTATTTCAGTAGTACCTCTGTTGTTTCTGAGTTCTCAACTGTACCTGTGTTATGTTTTCTGCAATAAAGTCTCCTGTTCGCATTAAAACAACTGCCCCAGCTCTCTGATTGTAAGAGTCTCCCAGTACTCGTAGCACAATGAAACCCCTCACATATACAGACCTCGCTGAGGAGTGGCCCCAGCGAGGTCTATATATGTGAGTAGTAGTTTAGGTCGACAGATCTATGGAAAGAaaatgtactgtaacccataACATCCAGATATTCTCTTAGTCTGGACACACCGAACTGCTAAAATCCGATACATaatttgttgctatgggttacagcacatcactgctttttgttctttttttttttttttttttttaaatatgcccaTTACAGCCAAGCAGGGTCTGTTGATCTAAACTATTCAAAAGGAAGCAAGTAATCATATAGCATTATCGCCCCAGCTGCTTTTGCTTAAGGAGCCATATTACCATTCAGAAtggcagaaagaaaaaaacaaaaataatacatttccaaaatgtaaaaaataaattcctAAGCATTTTTTATGTCCAATAAGAACAGCAAAAATATTTGCTGTAATCAAGGTAATATAAAAATCACACACGCCGTTAGACTTTCCTATTGACTGCACAATATTTTTGAAAAACAGTAATCCAacaataattttaaattattttgcattattttatgaCATTCCTCACAGGGCCGGAGTTACCTCACTGGAGATCATAATCACATAACATTTGCTGCCCTAAGCCCCGTCCCGCGCTTTTACATTCCATAGCCTTGGGGTCCCTGTCACAAATCGGAATATATTGACACTACCATATCCATTTCATCCATTTCTACATATTTCTTATCCtatatcaattgattttaaaTTTGCTGAGGGAAAAAAAATTGAACATACAAAGAATAAGCTACCTTTCAAACTAAGTTACCCAGAAATAAGACTATTGTGCCTAATGGTGAATTCGGCTATGATACCACTCCAATCTTTTCCTGAAAAAATAACTTTTACACCTAAATTGGTTCTACTAGGTGTTGAAAATTGTAATATTTGGTATATAAAACACAAGTGACATCAATTTATGCAAAAGATATCCTGTCAGATACATCCTTAGATTAGGTGAGTAGTGATAATTATTAACAACAGATCAGGGCAccgtattacacagtgctttacagagaagtTATGTGTTAGTGATGTCACCTGTCACATGACAAATTTTAAAAGTGAAGGcaaaacacacaaatatgcagCAGTGTATACAAAACTTTGAGTGTAACCTTTATCTGTGTAATGGTCATCTTTGTGAGCTTTCACACAAGCAATCTGTAATCCTATTTCTTATTTTCCTAGAACCCTGTCTCCAGCTGCACATAGAGAAACAGAATTAGGCTCCTTTATGCCTTTTAGAATAGCCAAAAGGAAGCAAGAGGTGGATGATGCCGACTTGTTGGCAAAATGAGCTcaaattacattatattaaaaagcaatgtaaaatagcttatttccacccatatgcagagaACACATCTCAAAACGCATCCGCCTGTGCATGGGCAGTATATGCACCGAGATTCCGACACGCCATCAATAGGACTGTATTTAAAACTGCCCTGTAACAGGTGCAAAACAGACGTCTCCTAAAGGCAAatgtgtgtgtttctgcaggtctgcatgagccgcatttggGCAAACACGcttttactgtactctgcctctGTTAAAACACGTCTTCCCTCCCCTGTACCCCCTCTCGAGGCGCAAGTGGATGTATGTGGTATGCAAACAGACCTACGTCCCACTCTGTTTTAGCCCCTAACAGTCCAGTTTGGCTGCACATTTAAGTGCttaaatcagacaagattggactTTTGGTGCTCAAGCCAAGCAACCGGATCTCTGCTTGCATCACTGGTGCCTGTTAGCATGGTCAGACAGTCCTATAGAGGCCATCTGCCATCATCTCCCAATCTTTTTACCAATATGTTTGATATTGTTTTCTGCCAGATTGTTATCGGGTATGGGGGTTATCTTTGGACCACTTACTTTGCGAGCCTGTTGCCCAATATCTCTGCTGATATCGCAGTGTACATGCCAGCATTACTACTGATGGCTAATTGACCATCCATCTGTCCCCTCTATCACACCCTTGCCCCACTGCTATATTTGCTCGAAAATCAGGATATTTACAAGAACCCTCAGCATGCCTTCATTCACCCTTCTGGTTCACAACCTTAAAGCACCATTTTCCATTAATTGATACATTCACACCTGCTTGTTCCCCTTAGTGAAGCCCATGGAGCAGCCCCTGGACTTGGTGAGGGAAAGGTGGGTATGGTGATTTTCACCCTGCCTGAGTGTGCAGCTTTAATTTACACAATTGCTTTTACAATGTACACATCTGAAAATTGTCAAATAAATTGTAAGGAGTATCTTTTGCTGTGCAACATAATGTATACCCCTGTTACCCAGCTACCACAGATATTCTATACTTTATTACAGTGAGGCACCAGGAGCTTGAATTGTTAGGTCAGTCTACACATTGTGATTGATCCGTCCCATAACCGCAGAGCTGGATACAGAGGTTCGGTGAATCTACAGCGAAAAGTGTGCAGGTGCTTCATTCCAGATGTGACATCAAAGAAGGAGAGAACTCCAGATTCATAGTCCAGGTAAACACCCACTTTTTCTGGAGGTTGGTTAAGCGGAATCGCTTTCCTCTCTGCTTTGTGGAAGGCCCAGTACTCATGGTCATATCTTTTAATGCACCAAGATCCACTGGTCCAACCTAGTCGACTGAACTCAGAGTCTCCTTTTCTTTGGATAGACGGGTAAGTGATGCCAATCCACCATCCATGTCCTGCTTGGAGGACATCTACTTCCCAGTAGTGACTACCAGAAAAGTAGGAGTCTCTACTTAGTATCTGCATGAGTTTATCAAACCTCGGAGGGTGATTAGAGTTAAACTTACCTAACCAAGCACATTGTACTGTAAGGCGGTCTTCTGAAAGCCTTAACCTAGGGTGCATTGTATCAGGATCTAGTGTTGGACTTCTGGCATCTGTGAAGACAAGACACAATGGGGTCTATGTAGTAAGGCAAATGCAGCGCATTTCACTCTTCCTCCACATTAGCCTCCTCTCTGTCCCCAGAGGAGGTCAGGGCACTAGGACATGCACACATGGAAATGAGATTAATTACCATACATCATGTGTactgctctctctcctcttccatGTGCCATAATCCTCTGCCACTTCTAAGTTTTTTAGAGAGTACTGCTTCAATGATGACTATCTAAGTCCTAGACAGCTGAACTATGAACTAAGTAAATGTGTgtcaatataaatacattataatttgTTAATAAATTGCATTGATGGGAAACTTGTATATGTAATATAAGATATCAACACACCATCTGCTGAATAGGATAGTGCAGGACAAAAGCTTTTTAGCTTGCTGCAGCTAATTTTAAGCCAGTCTTAATGGATTTGAGTTACAAGGCGGCATCTTTTACAAATTAGCTATTTTTGTTTAATCGGGATGATGGCTAAATTGGGGTGGAAATATGGATTCTTattctgttttttctttaatCATGTTAATGTCTGCATGCATAGATAGCTGAGGCAAAATGGTGTTATATGCCGGGTGGAGATAGCACAAACCTGAAGGCAATTGCAATTTGCAATCTATCATGTCAGCTACATTCAGTGGATTTCCACATGGTATGTTTCAGCCACAGTAAAGCAACAACAAATTAcatagtgctgtacattgagggggcaACAGGACACTAATCTCTGTTCTATCTGTGAGTGAGACTGTCTGTGGATTGGATGAGGCCCGGAGTTCTATGGTTATGTGGGGGGACATGAGTTTGCTCAGTGCTAGCTGTCTGGAGGACTATATCTATGTAAGTTTCATATGAATACAGGGGGTGGAGTAGAAATAATGTTGGGGTCATGTACAGGGTCCGTATTGTAAACAGTGTGGTATGGGGGAAAGGTGTCAGGGAATGCTAAGGGAAAGGCATTTTGGCAAGGGCAGATCTTTGGGGCAAACTAGTATCTGACCTACGGTCCAATGTGGTCTTAATCtatctctgtatgtctgtatatacctTCCATATTCTGTCTTATTCCATAAGTACAGACTATTGCAAAAAATCATATAGGAATCTTTAGTACATTagtaaaaactttatttttttaaattgcaatgcTGCCATCTAGTGTCTAAATGGTACCTAAATATaatagacctgattcattaaggaaagtaaagcaaaacaaattagtaactttacatcttggcaaaaccatgttgcattggagggggagttaaatgttaaatgtgatggcagatttatatttggggtaggacatgtcctacatcaactttaaatttcagtgtacaaataagctatcaagctatgtgctacatggaaaaacagacagtattttacttatgtgcaaaataaaaaactaatttgcaccacttgcattgtaacatggttttgtctcggagaaaacatactaattattttgccttactttccttaatgaatcatgcccaatatgttcaaataaattaacattcTTAAAGAATAATatggtaataatggtaataatacaaataaattgcaacaaaacttacattttaaGAATGATAGTCTATTCACAAATGATTTAGTTTTAATTAATGTTCCTGGCTCTTGGGCTGATCTCCCGTTGGGGCCATTAAGTCCATCTAAATtgggaaaaaaattttttttcctgGTTATAAACACGCAAACATATCTGTCCAATTGTACAGTTACCCAAAGCACATTGGTTGTCCAACTATTCCCTATTTGTCCTCTGCCAAATCATATAAGGAGTTGTAGTTCAAAAAAGCTTTTAGGAGAACTTGATTCTTTCTTCACCAACCTGAATGTGTCAAACACTTCCATCAAGTAAAGATGAGCAGGGTGACTGCGGAATGTTGCACAAAACAAATTGTGAAAAAGGCCTTATAGCAGAGGTGTGAGATTTCAACAATACAGTCTTGAAGATTTGCATTTGCTTCTCAATTCGTTAGAACAGCTATCCTGCACTGTATTTACAGATCACATACCAACTAGGAGATACCACTGTTTGAAAGAGGTGCTTCCCCTCCACCTAATATTTGattgtagggcagcacagtggcctagtggttagcacttctgcctcacagcactggggtcatgagttcaattcccgaccatggccttatctgtgaggagtttgtatgctctccctgtgtttgcgtgggtttcctccggttgctccggttttcctcccacactccaaaaacatactggtgggttaattggctgctatcaaaattgaccttagtcttgccctctctgtctgtctccctccctgtctttgtgtatgtgtgtgagtctatattagtgaatttagactgtaaccgtaagctccaatggggcagggactgatgtgaatgagttctctgtacagcgctgcggaattagtggcactatataaataaatgatgatgatgattgtaaatGTGTTGGGTGTAGTTCAGTATAGGTGGGCCTCAATGAACAATAATCCCCAACATTTTATTCTTACCTAGATTAATTTGTTTGCATTCCCAGATATTCTTCTATAAATGTTAATGCATAAAACCCAgagaataaaaatacataatgaaAATGATACAAGGAAAGAGGAAATGTAGTTGCTGGTGGGGAAAATGTGTCAAGCTATGGTCAGGACACTGCACAACCAGCCAAAGCAGTCATTGTTGAACAGTACCTCTGTGTCGGTAATGTTAATATTAGGTAATGTttaaagacattgggcctgactccttttttatgctttgctctccttaatgactaacatttgcacctgggcaaaaccatgttgcattggaggggaggtaaatttaaaatgtgggaacagatttatagtttgggtagggcatgtcctagattatctttaaattttagtgtagtaataaagctattaagtatttgtgtgctagataaaaaaacagccagtatttaacttacgtgcaaaataataaactaatttgcaccccttgcattgtaacatggtttgtcccagagaacatttactccttttttgccttaatgactcattaTGACTAATTTAGCACACCTCCTAAATATCCCAATTTAGGTggaacagtcccaatttgaggggtcTTTCCCACCATCCCAAACGTCAGCACCagagtgttgggaggtatgacctgTTCACTGTACTGTATGGATGATGCATGGGAATTTGTAGGGGAGGGGGTAAAGGGAAGCCTAGCACTTCAGAAGTGCTCTGTACTGCCGTGACGCTACATCCCTTGCAGATCAATAACTATTGTAATCCATTTTTACCAGCCTTAAATACGGTTAAGAAATTGTGTGTACCACCAATGTCACTTATCAATATAATTATCAATAAATGAACACAGTAGACAGAAACAAAGATGTTGCAAGTGTGGCAGTGATGGGGATACAGTCACGGGGTTTTCTTATACGAGTGATGCCATCATATGATATATGAGTATTGTAAATGACTTTTCATATGCTTCTCTTGTAGGTCTTACTGgcacatatatattattcatatatgaCATGTATAgcttataacatccttaataaaataaatactgtactTACGTTTTTGAAGACGCTTTGCAAGTGTTCCCTTGAATGAAGATTTTAAGGCATCTAAGAAGGAGGTGTAGTACTTCTCCACATGTTCAAATGTAACTGGCACTGGATGCACCTGCTCTGCCGGAGCCAACTGACTCTGCATTTCCTTCTCTGCCGAGGTATAATCCTGTATAAATTCAcaggtcattttttttaatagtggATAATATACACAATGGTGTCAGTTATATAGGGGATAATGCAATAAATAACTGTGTTATTACTTACAATACACAAGTGTGTCGAGCTGCGATTTTTCAGAGCACTGGTGATTTTATGTGCTAAGTCGgcatatgtattaacctgcgattttgacattccaaaatccaatctctggcgatttgtatcaattttaaaacacctatcccgCCGGAAGTTTAGCCAAACTCACCGGAGATTCAGCAGAAAATAAAAAGCATGCTGTTAGAGCTATCTGGCCACTCTTAATTAGTAATTATCCTACGCggggggccaaattattttatgaacaaATTAATGggacaaatttcattaatgattatatgtacggaagttttttttattttattatattatagtggtttACTATTACATTACCAGTGGGCAATAACAATTTTTTTCTGGTGTggcaatatttccagatggggacaccatttaaagtacatacttgtggcactataaGTGGCAGTGTGTATTTGTACCCATATAAATGAAACTGAAATGTGCAAGGTGGGGCTCATTTGCATTGTATTTACATGCAGAATTTTGCATGATTGAAGGTTCTTATTACAttaaccaaaacacaaaaggCACCCCATTGAAAGCATTGAACAACTGCGAATTACTTTGACCTCCTAAGTACCCATACATATCAGGTCCTTTAGCAGGGAGGAAAATGCAATACAGTCCCCTGCAATTCATGTTCtccaaaacaaaatcttgtttttgaatGTGGGTACATAAGCAGGTGTATTTACAATTCTCAAGGACACAAATAGCAAATCCTACTCTGGTTTCATAAGTAGCTGAAGGTTCCAAGTGGCCTTGTTATGGTGAATACCAAAGccacacactggattaataagGTGAATGTAGGTATGAGTAATCGGCTGAATATATTCAGAAATGGTTTGTCGACCGCAGCCTGGTAAAAACGCGATTACTCCATTTGTCAGCGATTGGCCAGCAGGAGATTTGAAAGGGGTGGAAGAACAGGGAGGTGGCATCTCAGGAGAAGGCAACATGCAAAGCCATTGGCAATCACAATACCAACTTCCTCAGAAGATATTCCTCTGGCCAACAGcagctatttatttttcttgttttcaaGGGATCCCATTCCTGTATGCTGAAGGGTTCGGTGTCACAAATACCATCAAATTACCTGAATAAGTTGGACAGCATCAGGCTGTTGATGTATACTTCTGACATGGCCTGAACATTTGTCAATGGCTTTTATTTGCTCCTGACTTGACTCTATTTGACCATCATAGGCCCAGAGAGTCAAGTTCGTCTTGTCCTCAATAAATTTCTTTGCAATTTTTTCTTCTTCGTCCAGCAGTAGCTTTAGCTCTGTAAATTTTCCTGTCAGTGAATCTTTGCTTGCCAAAGTACGGGCCTAGAAACACAGATAGAAGTATTAGGAAATTGTTAGGAATAAAATCAAGGATATCATGATTTATTAACAGGTCACAGGCTGGTTAAGCTTTTGAACCGACTTTGTAGAGGCTTcggcaaacaaaaaataaaatgttagttACTGTCTATAGAGTGCACCAGACAAACCCACAATGTCATGGTTGAGGTTCTGTGTCGGAGAAACAGCCAAGTACAGTTATTTCAGTgctttgtgtatatatacaatgTGTAAGCGCCGTAGGGACCCTTAATGGGTTAATATAACTGatggtgtatataatatatatggatttatgtgtgtacattattttttaattgtggcAAAAAAGTGTAAGGTAATTTTTTGGGTAGGTTcattcacaataaaatatatttattttacagctgTGTATAAAACCCAAGATATATTTTAGTACTGTTTCATTCCATCAATTATTAATGTGCACAATATCAACTGGTAATATTAAGtgtttaatgttggtgctggctCAGTATTTAAATAACGGATGTCTATGCCTCAAGTTATGGGTTGTATAGATGCCTTGCAGTAAATGTAGAAAGCTGGTTTAGACAGTGATTGTCCAGAGATGCTTAAGCAAGGGGGAGTGTTCAGTGCTATGGAGGGCGGAATTGGCAGGGAATCGGTGGCACTTATGGCTCCACTTATTCAGACATCTCCCAGGTGATCTCTGTCAAAGCCAATGTTCTGCATTTACCGCAAACTAAGTGTACAAATCATTTACTATACATTCCACACAAGTATTTTGTATAGTGCAAATGTTGACATAAGTAGGTGAACTTTTCTTATGCTATAATTTACTGGTGTAGGTTATAGCACCTCTTACAGTGCACTACACTACTTACAATCTTCCCCAAGCCAAGTAAAAGAATGCTAAGACACAAATGCTTGCTAGTTTATGTCAGAGCTGCATATTCTAATGTAATGCTGCACTGGAAATTGCTCATCACTTGGGTCCTTGCCAGAAATTTCATAACATAGAGTAAAAAGTAAAATCATAACTAAGCCACACTAATTAACTTCACGATCCTCCCAAACATCCGCCTAAGCATATCTCCCAACAGTTATCTGGGCAGAATTGGGACAACATAACCCTAGCCATTATCTACACAACCACATGCACTTTCTGTTTAAGCTCCACCCACATTCCTGTAATCACCCTTTTGGGGCCTGAAGATCTCatctgggccccatagcagcagAACCAATGCCACTGCTCTAGAACCAAACAGCATGCAGTCCATGGGCTGACTTCTTCATGAGCATTTTAGTTCAAACTAGTTTCATTGGTGATGACTGATGGTAATCTAGTTAAATATTCAAAACACAACCAACATTTTTACATGCCTCCTAGAGAAACAGCAAAAAGCTATTATATGTACATTGCAGCTATTATGTACCCATGTCACACTTCATTTTGCAAAAAGAAGAGATACA
The Mixophyes fleayi isolate aMixFle1 chromosome 1, aMixFle1.hap1, whole genome shotgun sequence DNA segment above includes these coding regions:
- the TRIM14 gene encoding tripartite motif-containing protein 14, which codes for MDRQGVSDRLHKNRSSCTRSPVTPKGIPAVETCGVCGFRCPVPVLLVSCGHRFCLGCLEEFWQRHPDGDRPCPTCTLPRGHQASPTQQPLQCDLCPSHSPCIARWSCLTCGESYCPEHFQPHILGEEGESEGMAGHLVCDATGEEARRMRELRRGTRRCPEHMDRTVELFCSMCKVCVCTLCPLLGAHKGHPVTLVLQEAMHKKNLTSRCLEQLDQKRSYVLGNIQHIEQAATDLKARTLASKDSLTGKFTELKLLLDEEEKIAKKFIEDKTNLTLWAYDGQIESSQEQIKAIDKCSGHVRSIHQQPDAVQLIQDYTSAEKEMQSQLAPAEQVHPVPVTFEHVEKYYTSFLDALKSSFKGTLAKRLQKHGLNGPNGRSAQEPGTLIKTKSFVNRLSFLKYARSPTLDPDTMHPRLRLSEDRLTVQCAWLGKFNSNHPPRFDKLMQILSRDSYFSGSHYWEVDVLQAGHGWWIGITYPSIQRKGDSEFSRLGWTSGSWCIKRYDHEYWAFHKAERKAIPLNQPPEKVGVYLDYESGVLSFFDVTSGMKHLHTFRCRFTEPLYPALRLWDGSITMCRLT